The following are encoded together in the Triticum dicoccoides isolate Atlit2015 ecotype Zavitan chromosome 6B, WEW_v2.0, whole genome shotgun sequence genome:
- the LOC119325580 gene encoding uncharacterized protein LOC119325580 isoform X2: MWPQQIGICWMATLSCMHVHWENHDESLMNTVKDEKANSSIPRAVRDFVLPAGFLVSCRFLHKRSLLQSWRLTLCLSVHAIGIPNKLDRMDQSHVGYIKSSKVLEG, from the exons ATGTGGCCGCAACAGATTG GTATTTGTTGGATGGCAACTCTAAGCTGCATGCATGTTCATTGGGAGAATCATGATGAATCTTTGATGAACACTGTCAAAGATGAAAAGGCGAATTCTTCGATTCCCCGGGCTGTCAGGGATTTTGTACTTCCAGCAGGTTTTCTAG tttcttgTAGGTTCCTGCATAAGAGGTCATTATTGCAGAGTTGGAGACTGACACTATGTTTATCAG TACATGCTATTGGAATTCCCAACAAACTTGACAGGATGGATCAGTCACACGTTGGTTACATCAAGTCTTCTAAAG TCCTAGAGGGATAA
- the LOC119325824 gene encoding uncharacterized protein LOC119325824 isoform X2 produces MASPAAGCPAAYSWAPQDGAQRGQKVFMQVCAGCHVMLPYAGLRAAAQGEVEAQMAVIVVTEEAVTAVRSPSGGSYTPDLTALTTKIHEGAALYTTGGNITTTMPRMLTGGVSMCQQLMKKMAPPSAMWMQFAQPYIGTTIQMA; encoded by the exons ATGGCTTCACCGGCGGCAGGCTGCCCGGCGGCCTACTCATGGGCGCCGCAGGACGG GGCACAGCGCGGGCAGAAGGTGTTCATGCAGGTCTGCGCGGGGTGCCACGTCATGCTCCCCTACGCCGGCCttcgggcggcggcgcagggcgagGTGGAAGCTCAGATGGCCGTGATCGTTGTCACGGAGGAAGCTGTGACGGCTGTGAGATCCCCATCCGGTGGCTCGTACACGCCGGACCTCACCGCCCTCACCACAAAA ATCCATGAAGGGGCGGCTCTGTACACCACCGGGGGCAACATCACGACGACGATGCCTAGGATGCTCACCGGCGGTGTCTCCATGTGCCAacagctgatgaagaagatggcGCCACCGAGCGCCATGTGGATGCAGTTTGCCCAGCCCTACATTGGGACAACTATCCAGATGGCTTGA
- the LOC119325824 gene encoding uncharacterized protein LOC119325824 isoform X1, with protein MASPAAGCPAAYSWAPQDGAPKMLPYAGLRAAAQGEVEAQMAVIVVTEEAVTAVRSPSGGSYTPDLTALTTKIHEGAALYTTGGNITTTMPRMLTGGVSMCQQLMKKMAPPSAMWMQFAQPYIGTTIQMA; from the exons ATGGCTTCACCGGCGGCAGGCTGCCCGGCGGCCTACTCATGGGCGCCGCAGGACGG GGCACCAAAA ATGCTCCCCTACGCCGGCCttcgggcggcggcgcagggcgagGTGGAAGCTCAGATGGCCGTGATCGTTGTCACGGAGGAAGCTGTGACGGCTGTGAGATCCCCATCCGGTGGCTCGTACACGCCGGACCTCACCGCCCTCACCACAAAA ATCCATGAAGGGGCGGCTCTGTACACCACCGGGGGCAACATCACGACGACGATGCCTAGGATGCTCACCGGCGGTGTCTCCATGTGCCAacagctgatgaagaagatggcGCCACCGAGCGCCATGTGGATGCAGTTTGCCCAGCCCTACATTGGGACAACTATCCAGATGGCTTGA
- the LOC119325580 gene encoding uncharacterized protein LOC119325580 isoform X1, which produces MWPQQIGICWMATLSCMHVHWENHDESLMNTVKDEKANSSIPRAVRDFVLPAGFLVSCRFLHKRSLLQSWRLTLCLSVHAIGIPNKLDRMDQSHVGYIKSSKVRPATVYP; this is translated from the exons ATGTGGCCGCAACAGATTG GTATTTGTTGGATGGCAACTCTAAGCTGCATGCATGTTCATTGGGAGAATCATGATGAATCTTTGATGAACACTGTCAAAGATGAAAAGGCGAATTCTTCGATTCCCCGGGCTGTCAGGGATTTTGTACTTCCAGCAGGTTTTCTAG tttcttgTAGGTTCCTGCATAAGAGGTCATTATTGCAGAGTTGGAGACTGACACTATGTTTATCAG TACATGCTATTGGAATTCCCAACAAACTTGACAGGATGGATCAGTCACACGTTGGTTACATCAAGTCTTCTAAAG TTAGGCCAGCAACGGTATATCCGTAA